One stretch of Aquimarina sp. Aq107 DNA includes these proteins:
- a CDS encoding CHAT domain-containing protein, giving the protein MKIALFFLLLSIIPFTLYSQQDKDEFNKLLNLSIDLELKEHKLDSFFKHPKEQYTSTIADNYHDYGVFLFKKWKKTNERENLRKAILFTKESLSIKDSLQIKSSKSLDKTLYNLGVFNSRIQEYFTAITYLIRLSETGQRNKKIVANSELSIAYKNIGDYHKALITIEKAIELCPNDSKYDKKRVDFYLLKADIYSSMGYKKNSSKIKSSLQKADSILQSVSYNPIIQKSNLLQTEGNRLLKTEEYHKAIVKFSQSLKGLHPLDSSNIATTHNSLGLSFLKIKLLDSSKLHLQKATKYNRSYTPAYENLGDFYITKKEFKKGLLFYQKAIQYTFDPTKTYDYSDIIKEENLELIPNKYYTLNHLIQKANGWMQYYDHDKNEEHLTQALKTFRIADKLVDVIRFESSEYKSKLYWREQASSLYMKAVEASFLLKKPEDAYYFMEKNKAILLLEDITNEQAKENAKLPSKLASREYQLKQNIYLSENKLNTLDNISKDSILKVKKEIYQHKRSYEVFVDSLNISYPEYAINKQKVEVLPYSNFTRNFISDKEVVLQYILNEDQGYGILHAKGKSIFFELLNPKELIRDIHIANHQVTTWFKDQDELRTYHKIAHHIFNQLIPENVYSLIKEKNVTIIPDYALQQLSFETLITSKQEHSYLIKDTEIRYAYSMSYLDQNKNKNRNPELNFLGVAPIDFNIDNLNPLIHSKKEVTTISDIVSGDILLKEKSLKDSVVNNFDKYNILHLSTHADVGTIKNPWIAFRDQKMTLQEIYASKNQSEMVVLSACKTSLGKVNKGEGVMSLARGFFYAGTNSVVSSLWSVNDKANQELMIDFYKNIDKGFTKSSALRNAKLHYINTHDGSELSPFYWGSLILIGNNTPISLDQNSFKPYTVFILLILVIGATCLYFFKKKNRKAT; this is encoded by the coding sequence ATGAAAATTGCACTTTTTTTCTTGCTACTAAGTATTATTCCCTTCACCTTATATTCGCAACAAGACAAAGATGAGTTTAATAAACTATTGAACTTATCTATCGATCTGGAATTGAAAGAACACAAATTAGATTCTTTCTTTAAACATCCAAAAGAACAATATACCTCAACTATTGCAGACAATTATCACGACTACGGGGTCTTTCTATTTAAAAAATGGAAAAAAACTAATGAAAGAGAAAACCTTCGTAAAGCAATTTTATTTACAAAAGAATCTTTATCAATTAAAGATAGTTTACAAATTAAATCATCCAAATCATTAGATAAAACATTATATAATTTAGGTGTCTTTAATTCAAGAATACAAGAATATTTTACCGCCATCACTTACCTCATACGGTTATCAGAAACAGGACAACGTAATAAAAAAATAGTTGCTAATTCAGAACTTTCCATCGCATATAAAAATATAGGAGACTACCACAAAGCTTTAATCACTATAGAAAAAGCTATTGAGTTGTGTCCAAATGATTCTAAATATGATAAAAAAAGAGTTGATTTCTATTTGCTCAAGGCTGATATATATTCTTCTATGGGGTATAAAAAAAATTCAAGTAAAATTAAATCAAGTCTTCAAAAAGCGGATTCTATATTACAATCCGTTTCTTACAACCCTATAATCCAAAAAAGTAATCTGCTTCAAACTGAGGGAAATCGCCTATTAAAAACTGAAGAATATCATAAAGCCATTGTTAAATTCTCTCAATCTCTTAAAGGATTGCATCCCTTAGACTCTAGTAATATAGCTACAACACATAATAGCTTAGGTCTTTCATTTTTAAAAATAAAACTATTAGATAGTAGCAAACTGCATTTGCAAAAAGCCACTAAATATAATCGAAGTTATACGCCTGCCTACGAAAATCTTGGTGATTTTTATATCACTAAAAAAGAATTCAAAAAAGGATTACTGTTTTATCAAAAAGCTATACAATATACTTTTGATCCAACTAAGACATATGATTACAGCGACATTATTAAAGAAGAAAACTTAGAACTAATACCTAATAAATACTATACCCTAAATCACCTTATCCAAAAAGCCAATGGTTGGATGCAGTACTATGACCACGACAAAAACGAAGAACATCTGACTCAAGCTTTAAAAACCTTTAGAATTGCGGATAAACTAGTTGATGTTATTCGTTTCGAAAGCTCTGAATACAAATCTAAATTATACTGGAGAGAACAAGCTTCATCTTTATACATGAAAGCCGTAGAAGCATCTTTTCTATTAAAAAAACCTGAAGACGCCTATTATTTCATGGAAAAAAATAAGGCAATACTCCTATTAGAAGATATCACCAATGAGCAAGCAAAAGAAAATGCTAAACTACCCTCGAAACTAGCTAGCAGAGAATATCAGCTAAAACAAAATATCTATCTATCAGAAAACAAATTAAATACACTAGACAATATATCAAAAGATAGTATTCTTAAAGTAAAAAAAGAAATCTATCAACATAAGCGCAGCTATGAGGTCTTTGTAGACTCTCTTAATATCAGCTATCCCGAGTACGCTATTAATAAGCAAAAAGTTGAGGTTCTACCCTACTCGAATTTTACAAGGAATTTTATTTCAGATAAGGAAGTTGTATTACAATATATTCTAAATGAGGATCAAGGATATGGAATTCTTCATGCGAAAGGCAAATCCATATTTTTCGAGCTTCTTAATCCAAAAGAATTAATTCGGGATATTCATATAGCAAACCATCAAGTTACTACCTGGTTTAAAGATCAAGACGAGTTAAGAACCTATCACAAAATAGCACATCATATTTTTAATCAACTTATCCCAGAGAATGTCTACTCATTAATTAAAGAAAAAAATGTAACAATCATTCCGGATTATGCGTTACAGCAACTTTCTTTTGAAACATTGATTACATCAAAACAAGAACATAGTTATTTGATTAAAGATACCGAAATTAGATATGCCTATTCTATGAGTTATTTAGATCAAAATAAAAACAAAAACAGAAATCCTGAACTCAATTTTTTAGGTGTTGCACCAATAGATTTTAATATTGACAATCTAAACCCCTTAATTCATAGTAAAAAAGAAGTGACCACCATATCTGATATCGTTTCTGGAGATATACTATTAAAAGAAAAAAGTCTTAAGGATAGTGTTGTCAACAACTTTGACAAATACAATATCCTACACCTTTCTACACATGCTGATGTTGGAACTATAAAAAATCCTTGGATTGCTTTTAGAGATCAAAAAATGACATTGCAAGAAATTTATGCCAGTAAAAATCAATCTGAAATGGTAGTGCTAAGTGCGTGTAAAACATCTTTGGGAAAAGTCAATAAAGGAGAAGGAGTCATGAGCCTAGCCAGAGGGTTTTTCTATGCAGGTACTAATAGCGTAGTGTCTTCTTTATGGTCTGTAAATGATAAAGCGAATCAAGAATTGATGATTGACTTTTATAAAAACATCGATAAAGGATTTACAAAATCCTCTGCTCTTCGAAATGCTAAACTACACTACATAAACACTCATGATGGTAGCGAATTATCTCCTTTTTATTGGGGTTCGTTAATACTTATTGGTAATAACACTCCTATTTCCCTAGATCAAAATTCGTTTAAGCCTTATACCGTTTTCATTCTTTTGATTCTAGTAATTGGCGCTACATGTCTCTATTTTTTTAAAAAGAAAAACAGAAAGGCTACATGA